CCAAATTTCTATTTTGTCAGGAGTGAATTTGTCCATATCAACAGTTTCTCTCATGTGTCCAAGAACTTCGTCGAGGAGAAGAACTACAGGTGTTCTTAATCTTTCTGCCCAGTTAAAAGCTCTTATTGTTTCTTCCATTATCTCCTGAACGTTTCCTGGATAGAAGACAGGAATAAGTTTGTCTCCGTGAGTTCCCCAAAGAGACTGCATAATTTCCTGCTGTCCAATCTGTGTTGGAAGACCTGTAGATGGACCTCCTCTTTGAACGTCAACAACAACACAAGGAGCTTCTACCATGAAAGCAAGTCCTAAGTTTTCCTGTTTTAGAGAAAAACCAGGACCAGATGTAGCAGTCATTGCTTTTGCACCGGCCATAGAAGCACCAACAACTGCTCCCATAGCGGCAATTTCATCTTCCATCTGAATGAAAGCGCCATTATTTTTAGGAAGAAGTTCTGACATCTTTTCAGCAATTTCGGAAGATGGGGTAATTGGATAACCAGCGTAGAAGTCGCAACCTACCAAGATTGCAGCTTCTGCACAGGCGTGGTTTCCATACTTTAGTACAAGGTTTGCCATTTTTTCCTCCTTAAGCACTTTGGATTTCTTCATATTTTTCTGGAGTGAAGACGTAAATACAAAAGTCTGGACAGATCATTTCACACTGCTTGCAACCTATGCACTTTTCAGGAGCTACAACCTTCATAACAGCTTTTACTTTGTCAAGTTCAAGAACGTTTGTTGGGCAAACTGCTGCACAGATGTTACATCCTTTACACCATTCTTCTTTAACTACAACTACACCTTTTGCTGCCATAGTTTTCCTCCTTTTAGATTAGACCTCTTTCTTTTAGTGCCTTTTCCACCATTTCTCCGATTTCAGCTGGTGTATTACAAACGTAAGCTCCGGCAGCTCTTAGAGCTTCCATCTTGCTCTTTGCATCTCCTTTACCACCGGAGATGATAGCTCCGGCATGACCCATTCTTCTTCCAGGAGGTGCAGTTACACCGGCAATGTATGCAATTACTGGTTTATCAACATTTTCTTTTATGTATTCAGCAGCTTCTTCTTCCATTGTTCCACCAATCTCACCAATGAGAACTATTGCATCAGTTTCAGGGTCGTTGTTAAACATTTCTATTGCTTCTTTGTGGGTTGTTCCTGGAACTGGGTCTCCACCAATACCGATAACTGTTGACTGTCCAATACCTCTTTGGGTTAGCTGATAAGCAGCTTCGTAAGTTAAAGTTCCACTACGGGAAACGATACCCACTCTTCCTTTCTTAAAGATGTGTCCAGGCATAATTCCCATCTTACACTCTTCCGGAGTGATTACACCTGGACAGTTTGGTCCAACATACCTTACGCCTGTTCCTTCTAGAGCTCTCTTTACCTTAACCATATCGTTAACAGGAATTCCTTCAGTAATACAAATGATGAGCTTTATCCCAGCATCAGCAGCTTCCATTATGGCATCAGCAGCAAAAGCAGGAGGAACAAAGATTAAAGAAGCATTGGCTCCTGTTTCTTTTACAGCTTCTTCTACTGTGTTGAAAACGGGAACTTGATACTTTCCTTCATCATCTTGCCAGGTCATTCCACCTTTACCGGGAGTAACTCCTGCAACTATTTGAGTTCCATAGTCAAGACACTGCTTTGCGTGGAATGATCCTTCTTTTCCTGTAAGTCCCTGAACTACAACTTTTGTATTTTTATCTATAAGTACAGCCATTTTTTCCTCCCCTTTGTTTTATAGTTCACCTTTTGCAGCTTTTACAGCCTTTTGTGCACCGTCTGCCATGTCTTTAGCTGGAATGATGTTAAGGCCGCTTTCTTCAAGCATTTTTCTACCAAGTTCAACGTTTGTTCCTTCAAGCCTCACGATTAAAGGTCTATCAAGTTTTACTTGCTTTGCAGCTTCAATGATTCCACCCGCAATTCTGTCGCATCTTACGATTCCACCAAAAATGTTTACAAAGATTGCCTTAACGTTTGGATCAGAAAGTAAAAGCTTAAATGCTGCCGCTACTCTTTCTACGGTTGCAGTTCCTCCAACATCAAGGAAGTTCGCTGGCTCTCCACCATAGTACTTGATTGTGTCCATTGTGGCCATTGCAAGACCTGCACCGTTAACCATACAACCGATATTTCCATCAAGCTTAACGTAGTTGAGATCCCACTTCTGAGCTTCAAGTTCAAGAGGATCGATTTGAGTTGTGTCTTCAAGCTCTTGTATGTCTTTGTGTCTGAAGAGTGCGTTGTCATCAAAATCAATTTTTGCGTCTAGGCAAATAAACTCGCCTTCTTTTGTTTGAACGAGAGGGTTTATTTCTATTAAAGATGCATCAAGATCAAAATACATCTTTGATAAAGTCATTGCTATTTTTACAAACTGAGATAAAAGTTTCTTGTCTGTAATTCCAACTTTATAAGCAATCTTTCTTGCTTGATATGGTAGAAGACCGATTGCAGGGTCAATATGTTCTTTTATGATAAGTTCAGGATTGGTCTTTGCTATTTCTTCAATTTCCATTCCACCAGCAGCAGAAACCATTAAAACAGGTCTTGAAACTTCTCTATCGAGAGTTAGACCTACATAAAACTCTTTGTCTATGTTTACGCCAGCCTCAACAAGAACACAATTTATGGGAAGTCCTTCTGGGTTCTGATAGGTCTTGAGGCGATTACCTATCATTTCAGCAGCGATTTTTCCAGCTTCTTCTGGAGATTTTGCAAGTTTAACTCCACCCGCTTTTCCTCTTCCACCAGCGTGGACTTGAGCTTTTATTACAACTACAGGTGTTCCAAGTTCTTTAGCAGCTTCTTCGGCCTCGTGAGCGTTATGGGCTACGATTCCATTTGGGGTAGGTAATCCATACTTTTTGAAGATATCTTTTGCTTGATATTCATGTATCTTCATTCCTTTCCTCCCGCCTTTAAGTTGGGAAAAATTTTAACAAAATTTTTACAAATTTTTAACAGTATGATTACTAAGGCTAAAAAGGGGAAAAACCGGTTTTGGAAGGGTTTTTTTTAGGGAAAGATATTAGTCTTCTTTTATACACTCAGATAGAAAAGAGGCTATGTGAACTGACTTAACCTCTGAATCTATTCTTTCTAATCCTTCAGCAATGTTCATTACGCACCCTGGACATTCTGTAAGAACCATAGCACTTTTGGTTTTATCAATATTTTTTGCCTTTTTAAGTTGAATTTCTCTTGAAATCTCTGGATGGGACAGTTTAAACGTTCCTCCCATTCCACAACAGTTATCGGCTTCTTCCATTGGAATAAACTCAACATTTTCAACAGCTTTTAAAACTTCTACAGGATAGCTTCTTGGTATTTTTTGACCTCTAACTATATGGCACGGATGGTGCCAAGTAACTTTTACTTTCTCTGGATACTTCCACTTCCTTACCGTTTCGAGGTTTTCAAAAAGAACTTCTATTAACTCTTTTACCGGAATTGAAAGTTCCTTATACTCTCCCTTTAGGATGTGGCCGCAGGTAGCACAGGCGGAAACGATAAAATCTGCATCTACTTTATTTAAAGTTTCCAGGTTTTTCTTTTTCATTTTTTCGAAAGAATCTAAGTCTCCAGAGAAGAAAGCAGGAGCTCCACAACATCCTTGGTCTTTTGGGACAAAAACAGAATATCCTAAGGCATTTAGGACTTTTACTACGTCTTTTGCAGTTTCAACGTAAAAGTTGTTAAACATACATCCCGTAAAGAAGATAACTTTTCCTTTTTCTTCCTTTGCTTTGAACCACTTATCTTTATCGTTAAAAGGTTTAAAAGAAATTTGGGGAACTAAGACCTTTCCAAATCTTGGTAGCTCTATTGGCAGGAGTCTATTTTGGGGACTTTTAGATGATTTTGTAAGAACCCTTGAAAGATGGGAGAAGAGCTTTCCTGCAGTATCAAGGATTTTCTGGTTGGAAAAGACAGAAATTACAGCCTTCTTTTCTAGCGGTAATCCTACTTTCTTGTTGGCTAAACTTCTTGCAGAAATTATTATCTTTTCATAGTCAACAGACAAAGGACAGATTTCAGCACATCTTAAACAGGTTGTACAAAGGTTGAAAAACTCTGCAGCTTCTTTGTCAAGCTCTACCTTTCCTTTATTTATCATGTTGGCAAGAAAGATTTTTCCCCTTGCAACAGATGGCTCCTCAAAAGTAACGTTAAAAACAGGACAAACAGTCCTACACGAACCACAGCGTACACACTTTTCTAAAACTTCATCACTAACGCCAAGTATTTTCTTTTCTTCCATTTAAAAGATTACCTCTCTTGCGTTAAATATAGGCCCTTCTACGCAACATCTTTTATATCCATTAACTGTTTCTACAGTACAACCAAGGCACGCACCAACTCCACAAGCCATTCTTCTATCAAGGGATAAAAGACACTCTACACCTAACTCTATTGCTATATCTTTTACAGCTCTAAGCATTGGAGTTGGTCCACACGCAAGCCATTTGTAATCTTTAAACTTTTCAAGTTCGGAAGTTACAAATCCTTTTTTTCCAAAGCTTCCGTCTTCTGTAT
The sequence above is a segment of the Desulfurobacteriaceae bacterium genome. Coding sequences within it:
- a CDS encoding 2-oxoacid:acceptor oxidoreductase subunit alpha, which encodes MANLVLKYGNHACAEAAILVGCDFYAGYPITPSSEIAEKMSELLPKNNGAFIQMEDEIAAMGAVVGASMAGAKAMTATSGPGFSLKQENLGLAFMVEAPCVVVDVQRGGPSTGLPTQIGQQEIMQSLWGTHGDKLIPVFYPGNVQEIMEETIRAFNWAERLRTPVVLLLDEVLGHMRETVDMDKFTPDKIEIWKRKQPTVPPEEYLPYKPEEDDVPAIADYGTPGYRGHATGLHHDYTGFPTTNPEMCQELIERLIRKVKRRQPELEKNEEYMLDDAEIAIVAFGTTARSARTAVQLAREKGIKAGLFRPITIWPSPEETLNKLAKHVKAILVPELNMGQYVLEVERCAKGECEIFRMNRANGHVIYPHEILEKLEEIAK
- a CDS encoding 4Fe-4S binding protein, translated to MAAKGVVVVKEEWCKGCNICAAVCPTNVLELDKVKAVMKVVAPEKCIGCKQCEMICPDFCIYVFTPEKYEEIQSA
- the sucD gene encoding succinate--CoA ligase subunit alpha, whose product is MAVLIDKNTKVVVQGLTGKEGSFHAKQCLDYGTQIVAGVTPGKGGMTWQDDEGKYQVPVFNTVEEAVKETGANASLIFVPPAFAADAIMEAADAGIKLIICITEGIPVNDMVKVKRALEGTGVRYVGPNCPGVITPEECKMGIMPGHIFKKGRVGIVSRSGTLTYEAAYQLTQRGIGQSTVIGIGGDPVPGTTHKEAIEMFNNDPETDAIVLIGEIGGTMEEEAAEYIKENVDKPVIAYIAGVTAPPGRRMGHAGAIISGGKGDAKSKMEALRAAGAYVCNTPAEIGEMVEKALKERGLI
- the sucC gene encoding ADP-forming succinate--CoA ligase subunit beta; protein product: MKIHEYQAKDIFKKYGLPTPNGIVAHNAHEAEEAAKELGTPVVVIKAQVHAGGRGKAGGVKLAKSPEEAGKIAAEMIGNRLKTYQNPEGLPINCVLVEAGVNIDKEFYVGLTLDREVSRPVLMVSAAGGMEIEEIAKTNPELIIKEHIDPAIGLLPYQARKIAYKVGITDKKLLSQFVKIAMTLSKMYFDLDASLIEINPLVQTKEGEFICLDAKIDFDDNALFRHKDIQELEDTTQIDPLELEAQKWDLNYVKLDGNIGCMVNGAGLAMATMDTIKYYGGEPANFLDVGGTATVERVAAAFKLLLSDPNVKAIFVNIFGGIVRCDRIAGGIIEAAKQVKLDRPLIVRLEGTNVELGRKMLEESGLNIIPAKDMADGAQKAVKAAKGEL
- a CDS encoding (Fe-S)-binding protein; the protein is MEEKKILGVSDEVLEKCVRCGSCRTVCPVFNVTFEEPSVARGKIFLANMINKGKVELDKEAAEFFNLCTTCLRCAEICPLSVDYEKIIISARSLANKKVGLPLEKKAVISVFSNQKILDTAGKLFSHLSRVLTKSSKSPQNRLLPIELPRFGKVLVPQISFKPFNDKDKWFKAKEEKGKVIFFTGCMFNNFYVETAKDVVKVLNALGYSVFVPKDQGCCGAPAFFSGDLDSFEKMKKKNLETLNKVDADFIVSACATCGHILKGEYKELSIPVKELIEVLFENLETVRKWKYPEKVKVTWHHPCHIVRGQKIPRSYPVEVLKAVENVEFIPMEEADNCCGMGGTFKLSHPEISREIQLKKAKNIDKTKSAMVLTECPGCVMNIAEGLERIDSEVKSVHIASFLSECIKED